From Hymenobacter sediminicola:
TGGGGTCGTTGGGCTCGTAGATGAGGGCCAGCTTGTTGCCGCGTGAGGCCAAGTGTCTGTCGAGGCAGTTTTCCGTGATGTTGAGGCGGGCGCCCTCAAACCAGGTGTTGTGGCCACTGGCCATGTCGGAGCTCATCACCTTGTCCCATTTGCGCCGCCACGTGAAGGGGGCGGCCACCGAGGCCCAAAACTCTTCGGGGTGGTGAATGCTGAGGTGGTAGGCCTCGTGGTAGCCTTCAATGCTACGGATGCGGGGGTGTTTAGCAGGAGTTTCGGGCATGGGAGAAAGATGATGGGTGAAGAGGTGATGAGGTGAATCGTGACAGGTGACAGGTAAATGGTGAGGGGCTGGGGGCAGTTAATGGGGGCTGTCATCCTGAGCTAGCGAAGGACCTTATCACGCTGCACGGAATCGTTCCGGCGTGGTAAGGTCCTTCGCTCCGCTCAGGATGACAGGTTCGGCTGCTCGAAGGCCTGGCCTATGCCTCGGCGCTGGAGCACAGCCCCAATTTCCTTCAATATGGCGGGGTCGTCGATGGTGGAAGGTACGGTGAACTCCTCACCATCGGCCAGCTGACGCAGGGTTTTGCGTAGGATTTTACCGGAGCGGGTTTTGGGCAAGCGCTTCACAACAGCCGCCTGCCGGAAGCTGGCTACTGCCCCAATGTAGTTGCGGATCATGCTTACGACTTCCTGCTCTAGCTGCTCCTCTCCCACCGTCTGGCCGTCTTTCAGCACCACTAGGCCCACCGGGCGCTGGCCTCGTAGCTCGCACGCAATACCTAGCACGGCGCACTCGGCCACGGCTGGGTGCGAGGCCAGAATTTCCTCCATTTCGCCAGTACTGAAGCGGTGCCCGGCCACATTAATAACGTCATCGACGCGCCCCATGATGAACAGGTGGCCATCAGGGGCGCGGTAGCCGCCGTCGCCGGAGAGGTAGTAGCCGGGGAAAATATCAAGGTAGCTGCGCTGAAAACGGGCGTCATCCTGCCAGAGCGTGGGCAGGCAACCAGGCGGCAGCGGCAGGCACACCGCCACCAAGCCGGTGGTGCCAGCCGGTACAGGCTGGCCGGCTTCGTCCAGAATCTGTACGTCGTAGCCGGGCACAGGGTGGCCGGCGCTACCGGCCTGGGGGGCCGGCATATCGGCAAGGCCAGTGAGCGTAGCCAGCATCGGCCACCCCGACTCCGTCTGCCACCAGTGGTCAATTACAGGCACGCCCAGCGTGTGGCCGGCCCACTCGTAGGTAGAAGGGTCGCACCGCTCGCCGGCCAGAAACAGGTAGCGCAGGTGGCTCAGGTCATGCTGGCGGACCAGTTCCCCGCTGGGGTCTTCTTTCTTGATGGCCCGGATGGCGGTGGGCGCCGTGAACATCACGCTGACATTGTACTCGGCCAGCAACCGCCAGAACGTGCCGGCATCGGGGGTGCGCACGGGCTTGCCTTCGAACAGAATAGTGATACAGCCATGCAACAGTGGCCCATACACGATGTAGCTGTGTCCCACGGCCCAGCCAATATCGGAGCCGGCGAAGATGGTTTCGCCGGGTTGCAGGCCATAAACAGCCGACATACTGTACTTGAGGGCCACGGCATGGCCGCCGTTGTCGCGCACTACCCCTTTAGGCTTGCCAGTGGTACCGGACGTGTAGAGAATGTACAGCGGGTCGGTGGCATCGAGCGGCACGGCCTCAACGGGCGCGGCCCGCAGCAGCTGCCGGAAGTCCACGTCTCGGGTGCCCGCTCGCAGGTGGCCTTCTGCAGGGTGTTCCGGAAAGTCAGCGGAGCAGAAGTCTCGCTGTAGCACCACTAAGTAATCCGGTTTGTGGGTAGCATGCGCAATAGCGGCATCCACGAGAGGCTTGTAAGGCACCGGTTTATCGAACTCCATACCAGCCGAGGCGCAAATGAGCACGCGGGGCCGGGCATCATCAATCCGAATGGCCAGCTCAGGTGGTGCAAATCCTCCGAATACTACCGAATGCACCGCTCCCAGCCGGGCACAGGCCAGCATGGCCACCACAGCTTCGGGCATGTTGGGCATGTAAATTATGACTCGGTCGCCTTTTTCTACGCCCAGCTCGCGCAGGCCGCCTGCGCACCGGGCCGTCAGGTCCAGCAGCTCGTGGTAGGTGTAGGCGCGCTTGGTGCCGGTCACGGGCGAGTCGTAGAGTAAGGCCGGCTGCTCTGCGCGGCCGTTGTGCACATGGTAATCGAGGCAGAGCCAAGCGGTGTTGAGCTGCCCACCCCGAAACCAGCGGTAGAAGCCAGTGGCAGCATCCTGGCTCAATACTGGGCGGGGCGGCTCACGAAACCAAGCCAGCTGCCGGGCCTGCCGGGCCCAAAAGGCATCGGGGTCAGCGAGGCTGGCGGCATACGCAGCAGCATAGGAAGTGGCAGGATTCATGGCGGCGTGGAAAGTGAGTGGGGCGGGCAGGAATCGGGGTTAGGCGGGAGTAGCCAGCAGCTCTTTCACTTTTTCCATGAGCTGGCGGGTACTGAAAGGCTTGGGCATGTAGAGGTCGGCTCCAACTTCGTAGCCTTTCTGAATATCGGCCTCCTTGCTTTTGGCCGACAGGAAGATGACGCGCGTGCTGGTGCGGCCGGGGTGCTGCCGAATGTGGCGGCATACCTGGTAGCCATCTACATCGGGCATCATGATATCGAGCAGCACCACGTCGAAGGCGCTGTGGTCTACGGCCTCCAGGGCTTCGGTGCCGTTGCGCGCAATACTGACCTGGTAGCCGTTTTTGCGCATCAGAAATTCGAGCGACATCACAATGTTGGGCTCGTCATCGACGATGAGAATGTGGGGCGTCGGCATGAGCAAATGGTTTGTTTTCGGGTGGACGACAGGCAGAACTGGAGCGGGTTGGGCGGGTATGATAGTGCGGGCGGGTTGCTTATTCTTTCACGGGCAGCTCGATGGAGAAGCGGGCACCATGGTCGGGCTGGCTCTCGACCCAGATGCGGCCGGCGTGCAGCTCCACTATTTTGCGGGTGATGGCCAGGCCCAGGCCGGAGCCTTCGGGCTTGCGTGTGGTCTGGTTGCGGGCCTGGAAAAACTTGTCGAAGATGAGTTGATGAAACTCGGGTGCAATGCCTTTGCCGTTGTCCTGCACCCAGAAGCGCAGGCTTTCGGCATCGGCCTGGGCCACCACCCCAATGCGCCCGGTGCCATCGGCGCGGCACGACTTGATGGCGTTGGAAAGCAGGTTTACCAGCACCTGCATCAGCCGGTCCCGGTCGCCGGGCAGGCGGGGCAGGCCGGGCGGCACGGCCAGATCCAGCTGAATCTGCTTGTCGCGCAGCAGCTGGCCCACGGCTTCCAGGGCATCGGTTATTACATCGGCTACGTCCACGGGGCTCTTTTCCAGCGTCGCCTTCCCCGACTCAAATTTCTCCAGGTCCAGCACCAGCGTAATCAGCCGGCTCAGCCGCTCCGACTCCTTGGTAATGGTGAGCAGGAACCGCTGCCGCTCCTCGTCGTCCAGGTCGGGGTTGTCGGACAGGATTTCGGAGAGGGCGCGGATGCTGGTGAGCGGGGTGCGCAGCTCGTGCGTAACGGTGTAGAGGAATTCGTCTTTGTGCTGGTCCAGTTCCTGCAACTGGTCGTAGGCGGCCTGCAGCTGCTGGGTGAGGCGCTGGAGCTGGCGTTGCTGCTTCTGGAGCTGGCGGTTGGCTTCCAGCAGCTGCTGGCTTTCCTTCAGAATCCCCACTACGTTATCAAAGCTGATGTCCTCGGCTGCTACCGACGTGCGCAGCAGCAGCCGCGCCGACGCTGGCCCGATGGAGCCGGCCAACAGCTTTTCGGCGTAGGCCAGCAGGCGCGGGTCGGCTTGGGGCGGGGTGAGGTCGTCGGTGGCGTGGGCATCCGGAAAACGGTCCTGGAAGGCACGCAGGGCTTGGTTGGTACGCTTTTTCCCCAGGAATCCCATCAGTAGGGCGCGCACGTCGGGCAGCGGGGCGGCGCTCTGCCAACCGGCCGGCCCCTCGAACCCGGTACCGTTGCGGAACACATCTACGAACACATGGGCCTGGTGCTGCTCCAGCGCCGTAGGCTCGCGCAGCAGCGACACGCCCACGTAGAGGCCCACATTGAAAAACCAGCTCCAGAATAGCCCGTGCGAGAGGTAGTCGAGCCCTTCAAGGCCGAACAGCGCAAACGGCCGCAGCCAGCTCAGCCCAAATAGTCCCTCGTTCAGCACCGTTTCCGGCAGCAGATCAGGCCCCACCATGGTAGGCAGCACCAGCGTGAAAAACCACACGAAGAAGCCCGCCAGAATACCGGCCGTGGCGCCCTGCCGGGTGCCGCCTTTCCAGTACAGGCCGCCGAGCACCACGGGCACAAACTGCGCCACCGCTGCAAACGACACCAGCCCGATATTGACCAGTGGCAGCAGATGGCCCACCGCCGCGTAGTAGCCGTAGGCTAGCAGCAGCACCAGCACCACGGCCAGCCGGCGGCTCTGCAGGGCTACCTGGCTGAGGTAGGCAAACCAGCGGGCACCTTCCGCCCGCGCCGTCGGAATCCGGACCAGCAGGGGCATCAGCAGGTGGTTGCTCATCATCACGCTTAAGGCAATTGTTTCGACGATAATCATGGACGAAGCCGCCGACAAACCGCCCAAGTAGATGAGCAGCGCCAGCCACGGATGCCCGGCCTGCAGCGGCAGGGCCAGCACAAACGTGTCGGCATCGAAACGGCCGGTGCCCTCCAGCAGCCGCCCGCCAAAAGCCAATGGCAGCACAAATAGGTTGATGACGATGAGGTAGAGCGGAAACAGCCACATGGCCTTTCGCAGGTGGTCTTCGTTCACGTTTTCCACCACCGACACCTGAAACTGGCGGGGCAGCAGCAGAATGGCGGCCATGCTCAGAATCAGGAGCGTGAACCACTGCGCGCCGCTAGTCCCGGCCCCGTGCAGCGTGAACAGGCGGCTCAGGTCGGGCACAGCGGCGGCGCGCTCAAACACATCCGCAAACCCATCGAACAGCCCGTAGGTGACAAAGAGGCCCGCCGCCAGAAACGCCACTAGCTTCACCAGGCTTTCCAGCGCCACGGCCAGCACCATGCCCTCATGCCGCTCGGTGGCTTCCACGGAGCGCACCCCAAAAATGATGGTAAAGAAGGCCAGCGCCACGGTGGTGTAGAACGCCGAACCGGCCGCCGCGGCATCTTCTACGGGCAGGCTTAGCGCATTGGCAGGCCGAGTCAGGATGTCGAAGGAAACCGCTATAGCCTTGATTTGCAATGAAATGTAGGGCACAATACCCAGCACGCATACCACCGTCACGAGGGCCCCGAGCCAGGCACTTTTGCCGTAGCGGGCCGAAATAAAGTCGGCAATGGAGGTGAGGCGCTGCAGCCGGCAGATGCGGATGATTTTGCGCAGCACCAGCCACGCCGCTGGCGCCATGAGCGTGGGTCCCAGATAGATACCCACGAACTCCAGCCCGAAATGTGCCGCCCGCCCCACGGAGCCATAGTACGTCCAGGCGGTGCAATACACAGCCATGCTCAGAGCATACACATAAGGGTTGCTGACGAGGCTGCGCCGTCCCGAACCGGCCCGCCGCTCCGCCGCATACGCCACCCCAAACAGCAAAGCCAGGTAGCCGAACGAAAAGCCGATGACGAGCAGAATGGGCACGGAGCGAGTAAGAAAACGCGTGGAGTGATGCAGTAGGAAATCGAGCCCTACACTAGTAGTGCAAGGCTGCTGGCTCGGGTTACTTAGTTCGGACCAGCCAGCCTGTCAGGAGCACCAGCGCGCACCAGGCCAGCAGCACGTAGAGGTAGAGCACCGGAATTCCCCCTACCCTGCCGTCGTGGTCGAAAACGGCCAGTAGCGGAAAGTTGAACAGTATCCCGAACAGCAGGGAAACGAACAGCAGCCGTTGTCCGCGCCGCTGCTCCGGGCGCTCCTGGGACGGAATAGGTGGCATGGGCGACGAGGTATGAGGGAGTGGGAGCATGGCGGCAACATAATAAAGTCCGCCGAACCAACGGCCCGGCGGACTTTATTCGAATGCAGCCCACAGGCTATTTCGCGTCGCCGGCAGTTTCGTCCATCAGCTTTACGTTGCGCACATCCTTCATCAGCGCCTGCCCGATAAACCAGCAGATCAGGGCAATGCCCACCGGATACACGAGGCCAGCCAGGGTGCTGTGCTCCTTAATAAACGGCGTATCGGAGGCAGCAGCGCGCAGCGTGAGGGCTGTGGCAATCAGCGGCACGAAGCCCCCAAACACACCGTTGCCGATGTGGTAGGGCAACGACAGGGAGGTGTAGCGCACTTTGGTCGGGAACAGCTCTACCAAGTAGGCCGCAATTGGGCCGTAAGCCATGGTCACGAAGAGCACGAGGCAGAACACGAGGGCCGTCATGGCCGGCAGATTAGGGTCCAGGGCCTTCATTACGGCCGGAATGGCTTTGCCGGTAGCATCGACGGTGGCGGCTGTTACTTCTGTGATGGGGCCAGCAAACTGCTTGAGGCCGTAGAAAATGGGGAACGTAAACAGCGCCCCGCAGAGCAGGCCCATCATGATAATTTTCTTGCGGCCAATCCGGTCTGACAGCGAGCCGAAATACACAAAGAACGGCGTGGCCAGCACCAGCGCAATACAGAGAACCAAGCTGGCATCTACCAGGTCCAGCTTGAGCGTGTTCTGCATGAATGAGTAGGCATAGAACTGGCCGGTGTACCACACCACGCCCTGGCCCATAGTAGCGCCGAACAGCGAAATCAATACCAGACGGCGGTTTACGGGATTCACAAATGACTCACGCAGCGGGTTGGCGCTGGTTTTGCCCTCCGACTTAGCCTTGGCAAACAGCGGTGACTCGTGCAGCTTGCGGCGGATGTAGTAAGAGGCAATTACCAGCAGACCCGAGAGCAGAAACGGAATGCGCCAGCCCCACTCCTTGAAGGCTACTTCGCCCATGGTTTTGCGCGTGATGATAATCACGAGGATGCTCAGCAGCAGGCCGGCCGTCGCCGTAATCTGGATGAAGCTGGTGTAGTAGCCCCGCTTGTTGTCCGGAGAGTGCTCTGCCACATAGGTAGTTGCTCCGCCGTATTCGCCGCCCAGCGCCAGGCCCTGCAGCAGGCGCAGAATGGTCACGATAACCGGGGCGGCAATACCAATCTTGTCGTAGCTCGGAATCAGGCCCGTCACGAACGTGGCGCCGCCCATAATAAGCAGTGTGAGCAGAAACGTGTACTTGCGCCCGATCATGTCGCCGATGCGCCCGAAGAACAGCGCCCCGAACGGCCGCACCACGAAACCGGCCCCGAACACGGCCAGCGTCCCGAGAATGGTGTCTTCAATCTTGCCCGTAGACCCGAACAACACCGGACCGATGATGGCCGCCAGGGACCCGAAAATATAGAAGTCGTACCATTCGATGACGGTTCCGACGGAGGAGGCGGTAATTACCTGCCAGATCTTACTGGTCGAAACCGCGTTGTTGTCGTGCGCAATGGCATCGTCGGCACCGCCGCCGGCCAAGGGCGTGGCTCCGGCATAGGCGGCAGCGTCGCGCTGAGGGAGGTTGTCTTTCATGACTGATTGGTGGGAGTGTTAGAATAGGGTTGAAAGGCAGCTTTGCGGCTAGAGGGCCACCTGCGTCTGCAGCGTGATTTCCGGCTTGTAGTCCAAGTTGTTTATGTCCGTGAAATCGGGCCGGGCGCGGTAGTTGAGCGTGAATTTGGCGTTGTGCCCATCGATGTAGAAGTTGGCCCCGGCATCGAAAATATTCACGTTCTTCTGCTCTCCGTCGCTGGTGCGCAGGCCTTCGTAGCCGGCCAGCAGGTGCGAGGCGTAGGGCTGCACGCGCAGCTTGGGGCCCAGCAGATTTTTGGGTAGCAGGAAACCGGCTTGCACATAGCCTACGTTGCCGGTACCGGAGTGCGGCACAGCATTGCCACGGCGGGCATCGGTGCCGTAGCCAGGGTTCGAGGCCCCAATGAAGCGGGTATGGTTGGGGCCCATATTGTAGTTGTAGTACACGGCATATGCCGTGAAGGCCGTGCCCGACTCCTTGTTGATGGGCGTATCAAAAAACACATCGGCCGAGAACAGGGCAATATCGTGCTTGGTGGTGCCCACGGTGTTTAGTGAACCTAGGCCTGCAGCGGTGGCCGCGTCGATGGCGGCGGCATCCAGCACGCTGCCTGCCGAGCGGGAGTACATGCCGTCTTTGTTGTAGAAGAAACCAGCCCCGATATTGAACACCCGCTTGGCTCCCAGGTATGTGCCCACGTTGAAGGGCAGCAGGTTGGCTTCCTGCTCCAGAAACTCATAGCTGAAATAGCCCTGGTACACGTGGTTGGTGCCCTGCGGATTATACTGCGCCGTGTTGGAGCCAGTATTTACGCGTGCCGCGCCGGTGCCGGTGGTCGTGCCCAGGCCCAAGGGCGTGCTGAACGCCCCCGTTTGGTTAGTCAGGAATGATTCGTTGACCGACAGCACGTAATCGAGCTTACCAACGCGGCCTTTGCCGTATACGCCAATACCGCGCACAAACTGGTCAATTGCTTCAATGACAGGCCAGTTAGTCAGCGGCGCATCCAGCGTGAGGTAGTTGATGGTGCTCGAGCGTGTCATTCGGGACAGACCGTTCTGGTAGTGCATCCCCGCCCCCAGGTTCAGGTACTTATTGACCTTATACTCCACCACGGCCTCGTGCACGAACAGTTGCGGCTTTTTACCATCAACAGTTGGAGCAAAACCGCCGCTTACTGCCGTCTGGTTATTGATACCGAGGTGGGTGTACACCAGAAACCGGGGATTCAGCTGCGAAAGAACAATCAGGCGGGAACGGCGCAAGGCGAAATCAACCTGGTCGGACTGCGGCTTGCCAGGCGCGCGCAGCGTGCCGGTGTTATTCTCGGTGTAGCGGGCCCATACCTGATGCCAGGTAATGAAGCGAATGTACTTCGAGCCGTCGGGCGAGATGTTCACCTTCATGCCCGGCCCATAAGGAGCCGATTCTGTGGGCGGCGGCGGGGTGGCAGCCACCACCGGAGCCGGGGCAGCAGGAGCCGGGGCAGGTGGAGTGCTGGCAGGCGGCGGAACCGGCGTGACCTGAGCCGAGGCGCCAGCCGCTGACATAAGCGCGCTCAGTGCCAGCGCATAACGGGCGTTTTGCATGGACGTGGTGGGAATAGTGGTGAGGGGAAGGTCGGCGCAAACAGCCCGCTGGCACACAGCCTCCGGACTACACCGCCAAGTAGAAGAATCCCACTGTAGAAGTCACTATTCTGCTATACTTCTGCTAACTCCTATAGTTTTGCTACCCCTGCCGGAACCGTTCCCAGCGAATCATCATGTATTTGTCGCCCAGCTCGGTCACCATCATGCCGGCTCCTTTCAGGTTTTCCGCCTTCGCAAAAAAATCGGCCAGCTCTTTCTGATTAAGTATTTTATAGGTCGGATGATACTCTGTCTGTCGGGGAGCCTTCACGCCATATTTCTTCACCCAGTTCATCACCGACACATGGCTCACGCCCAGCAGCCGCTCAATCTCGCGGTAGCTCACGCCCTCCACATACAGTTGCAGTGCTTTGATGACATAGTACGGATTGGTTTCCTTTCCCGTCTTGGCTACCGAGTAATGGTAACTGCAGTTCTTGCACTTATATCGCTGCCTGCCGCCCACAATGCCGCTTTTGGTAGCTTCTTTCGATTCGCACTTCGGGCAGCTGATCTGGGCCATATGGGTGGTGAGTAAGTCCTTACTATGAAGCTATATTATTTTAGTAAATATATACCTATTTAGCAAGTATTGCTGGATTGATGGTACTTTATCTTGTCCACTCGCCAAACCACACCGCTCATACACGCCTACTGACGGCAACTTCTAACTAATGGTTCAGACCGGCTGGGTGTGGGTTGGCCAAGCTGATTCAGGGCTTACATAGCTAGCACAGTCACCAGCACGGCATCTACAGCTAGGCCCAGGCGGCGCATGTCCAGGCGGCCCAGCGTGTCGGTGGGCTCGTGGTAGTGCTTATTGCGGTAGAAGGCCGTGTCGGTAAGCAGCACGGCGGAGTAGTC
This genomic window contains:
- a CDS encoding AMP-binding protein is translated as MNPATSYAAAYAASLADPDAFWARQARQLAWFREPPRPVLSQDAATGFYRWFRGGQLNTAWLCLDYHVHNGRAEQPALLYDSPVTGTKRAYTYHELLDLTARCAGGLRELGVEKGDRVIIYMPNMPEAVVAMLACARLGAVHSVVFGGFAPPELAIRIDDARPRVLICASAGMEFDKPVPYKPLVDAAIAHATHKPDYLVVLQRDFCSADFPEHPAEGHLRAGTRDVDFRQLLRAAPVEAVPLDATDPLYILYTSGTTGKPKGVVRDNGGHAVALKYSMSAVYGLQPGETIFAGSDIGWAVGHSYIVYGPLLHGCITILFEGKPVRTPDAGTFWRLLAEYNVSVMFTAPTAIRAIKKEDPSGELVRQHDLSHLRYLFLAGERCDPSTYEWAGHTLGVPVIDHWWQTESGWPMLATLTGLADMPAPQAGSAGHPVPGYDVQILDEAGQPVPAGTTGLVAVCLPLPPGCLPTLWQDDARFQRSYLDIFPGYYLSGDGGYRAPDGHLFIMGRVDDVINVAGHRFSTGEMEEILASHPAVAECAVLGIACELRGQRPVGLVVLKDGQTVGEEQLEQEVVSMIRNYIGAVASFRQAAVVKRLPKTRSGKILRKTLRQLADGEEFTVPSTIDDPAILKEIGAVLQRRGIGQAFEQPNLSS
- a CDS encoding response regulator transcription factor; this translates as MPTPHILIVDDEPNIVMSLEFLMRKNGYQVSIARNGTEALEAVDHSAFDVVLLDIMMPDVDGYQVCRHIRQHPGRTSTRVIFLSAKSKEADIQKGYEVGADLYMPKPFSTRQLMEKVKELLATPA
- a CDS encoding sensor histidine kinase: MPILLVIGFSFGYLALLFGVAYAAERRAGSGRRSLVSNPYVYALSMAVYCTAWTYYGSVGRAAHFGLEFVGIYLGPTLMAPAAWLVLRKIIRICRLQRLTSIADFISARYGKSAWLGALVTVVCVLGIVPYISLQIKAIAVSFDILTRPANALSLPVEDAAAAGSAFYTTVALAFFTIIFGVRSVEATERHEGMVLAVALESLVKLVAFLAAGLFVTYGLFDGFADVFERAAAVPDLSRLFTLHGAGTSGAQWFTLLILSMAAILLLPRQFQVSVVENVNEDHLRKAMWLFPLYLIVINLFVLPLAFGGRLLEGTGRFDADTFVLALPLQAGHPWLALLIYLGGLSAASSMIIVETIALSVMMSNHLLMPLLVRIPTARAEGARWFAYLSQVALQSRRLAVVLVLLLAYGYYAAVGHLLPLVNIGLVSFAAVAQFVPVVLGGLYWKGGTRQGATAGILAGFFVWFFTLVLPTMVGPDLLPETVLNEGLFGLSWLRPFALFGLEGLDYLSHGLFWSWFFNVGLYVGVSLLREPTALEQHQAHVFVDVFRNGTGFEGPAGWQSAAPLPDVRALLMGFLGKKRTNQALRAFQDRFPDAHATDDLTPPQADPRLLAYAEKLLAGSIGPASARLLLRTSVAAEDISFDNVVGILKESQQLLEANRQLQKQQRQLQRLTQQLQAAYDQLQELDQHKDEFLYTVTHELRTPLTSIRALSEILSDNPDLDDEERQRFLLTITKESERLSRLITLVLDLEKFESGKATLEKSPVDVADVITDALEAVGQLLRDKQIQLDLAVPPGLPRLPGDRDRLMQVLVNLLSNAIKSCRADGTGRIGVVAQADAESLRFWVQDNGKGIAPEFHQLIFDKFFQARNQTTRKPEGSGLGLAITRKIVELHAGRIWVESQPDHGARFSIELPVKE
- a CDS encoding MFS transporter — protein: MKDNLPQRDAAAYAGATPLAGGGADDAIAHDNNAVSTSKIWQVITASSVGTVIEWYDFYIFGSLAAIIGPVLFGSTGKIEDTILGTLAVFGAGFVVRPFGALFFGRIGDMIGRKYTFLLTLLIMGGATFVTGLIPSYDKIGIAAPVIVTILRLLQGLALGGEYGGATTYVAEHSPDNKRGYYTSFIQITATAGLLLSILVIIITRKTMGEVAFKEWGWRIPFLLSGLLVIASYYIRRKLHESPLFAKAKSEGKTSANPLRESFVNPVNRRLVLISLFGATMGQGVVWYTGQFYAYSFMQNTLKLDLVDASLVLCIALVLATPFFVYFGSLSDRIGRKKIIMMGLLCGALFTFPIFYGLKQFAGPITEVTAATVDATGKAIPAVMKALDPNLPAMTALVFCLVLFVTMAYGPIAAYLVELFPTKVRYTSLSLPYHIGNGVFGGFVPLIATALTLRAAASDTPFIKEHSTLAGLVYPVGIALICWFIGQALMKDVRNVKLMDETAGDAK
- a CDS encoding IS1/IS1595 family N-terminal zinc-binding domain-containing protein — translated: MAQISCPKCESKEATKSGIVGGRQRYKCKNCSYHYSVAKTGKETNPYYVIKALQLYVEGVSYREIERLLGVSHVSVMNWVKKYGVKAPRQTEYHPTYKILNQKELADFFAKAENLKGAGMMVTELGDKYMMIRWERFRQG